The DNA window GTTTATGGATATACGGTAGATCCAGATGACGAAGATGACCAGCAGGGTTTTTCAACGACGACGTATTTTACTTACGGATCGCAGTACTAGTTAGTAGCAGAATCAGTTTGAATAAAACGGCTTCGACAGAATTGTTGAAGCCGTTTTTCTTTTATTTAACACATGAAAAGCCCGGAGCACTATTGCTGACATTTGCCACGGAATAGCAAACGGCTCCCGATGCGTCCTTAATTTGCACCAATTGACTGGTAACTCCGCGAGAACTGGTTATTTCAATAAGCTCCACTGTCGAGCCATCCGTAAATGAGGTTGTGGCTTTATTTTGGTAGCCACTATTTGCCGCAATGCCCGCAGTGGCGGCTAAAACAATGAATAATACGAAATAGACACGTTTCTTCATAATTTATCCTCATCTAGGTGATTTCGGCAGCCAAATGATCTATAGATTCCTCCATGGATCTATTTTCAGCCTCATCCGCATCTCTATCGACTTCTCCTCTGTCCGAAATTCTTCGTCCAAAAAACCTGGATGAGATCATCGGTCAGGAAAAGACCATTGGAGTACAGTCTAAACTGGGGCAAATGCTACGCAAAGGCTACCTGCCAAGTCTCATAATCTGGGGCCCTCCAGGCACCGGGAAAACGACTTTCGCCTTGGCCCTCAGTCAGCACTTCAAAGCGCACTTCGAAAATATCAATGCCACAGAGGCAGGAACCAAGGCGCTCCGTGAAATCGGAGAGGCCGGTCGTGATCGTCGCCTGCAGTATCAGCAAAAAACCATTCTGTTCGTGGACGAGATCCATCGTTTTAACAAAGGCCAGCAGGACGTACTTTTGCCATTCGTCGAAAAAGGCGATCTGGTATTGGTCGGCGCCACCACTGAAAATCCCAGTTATGAATTAAATCGGGCCTTATTAAGCCGTTGCCGCGTGGTGGTTTTCGAGCGTCTTAGTGAATCGAACTTACAGCACATCGTAAAGCGTGCTGAAGAACAGTATGCCAAGACTCTTACTCAAGTGTTGCAGCCAGAGGCGATAGAAAATCTGCTGCAATTCTCTGATGGGGACGCCCGTCGTCTGATTAACAGTCTCGAGATTTTATACAGCTTCATGAAAGACGGGGAGGAGTCTCCGCTTTCGACCAATGACATGAGGGAGCTGCTTCAACAAAACCCCATCGGCTACGACAAAAACTCCGAGATGCATTACGATGTGATTTCAGCATTTATCAAAAGCATTCGGGGCAGTGATCCCGATGCGGCTGTTTATTACCTTGCACGCATGCTTGACGGTGGAGAAGACCCTGTTTTCATCGCTCGTCGGCTTATTATTCTGGCCTCGGAGGACATCAGCAACGCTGATCCTCGCGCTATTTCAGTGGCGATTGCTGGTCTGCAGGCGGTCGAGGCTATTGGAATGCCAGAGGGGGCGATCACGCTTTCTCAAGTGGCCACTTATCTGGCGTCCTGTCCAAAATCAAACGCTTCCTATCTGGCTCTTCACAAGGCTCGCGCCTTGGTGGAAACCACAAAAACCCTGCCAGTGCCGCTGCACCTGCGTTCTTCGAAAACCGCATTGGCCAAGGATCTGGGCTACGGGAAAGACTACAAATATCCCCACGACTATCCGACGGGCTGGACAGAACAAAGTTATCTTCCTGAGGAACTTAAAGGGGAGAAGCTTTATGAGCCTACAACTCACGGGTTCGAAAAGAATATTCGCGAGTATCTAGCCTGGATGAAACAGCGCCGCTCCGAAAACAAGGAGTCCTAGGTTCGACCTCTCGGCTTGGCCTTGTCGGTCTGGGAATGCGTGTTCCGCGACACGCCATCCGGGCTCACCGTGGCCCGCCTTTGGCGGGTGCGCGCTTCCTGCGCCCACGGAGGTCGCTGCACACGCATTCCCAGTCCGCCAAATCCAAGACGAGAAGTCTCTACTTGGATCTTTTTTCAGGCGGGCTTTAAAAAGAAAAAGGGGACTGTTGTCCCCTTACTCTATTTTCGATTGTTGATTTTCTATTTTCTATATTGCTCTTTGGGCGCAGACGCAGAGGCATTCTTCGGTGCCTTGGGATGTGTGCGTGTGTTTGGTGTTGGCTGGGATTTCAACTCGGTCGCCGGGGC is part of the Bdellovibrio sp. GT3 genome and encodes:
- a CDS encoding replication-associated recombination protein A — translated: MDLFSASSASLSTSPLSEILRPKNLDEIIGQEKTIGVQSKLGQMLRKGYLPSLIIWGPPGTGKTTFALALSQHFKAHFENINATEAGTKALREIGEAGRDRRLQYQQKTILFVDEIHRFNKGQQDVLLPFVEKGDLVLVGATTENPSYELNRALLSRCRVVVFERLSESNLQHIVKRAEEQYAKTLTQVLQPEAIENLLQFSDGDARRLINSLEILYSFMKDGEESPLSTNDMRELLQQNPIGYDKNSEMHYDVISAFIKSIRGSDPDAAVYYLARMLDGGEDPVFIARRLIILASEDISNADPRAISVAIAGLQAVEAIGMPEGAITLSQVATYLASCPKSNASYLALHKARALVETTKTLPVPLHLRSSKTALAKDLGYGKDYKYPHDYPTGWTEQSYLPEELKGEKLYEPTTHGFEKNIREYLAWMKQRRSENKES